Within Leptospira langatensis, the genomic segment GATGTGAATATAAGTTTGTTTCACGGAGCTGCTCGAGTTGTTCTTAAATCCGGTAGAAAAAGGGGATTTATAGATTCGGTCGTTACCTCTCCCCCATATTTTCAAAAAAGGAAATATTTGGCGGAAAATCATCCATTAAGAGGATTTGAGATTGGAAGGGAACGAAGTCTTTCTGAATACGTTGAACATTTAGCCGGAACGTTTCAAGATCTCATTCCCTGGTTAAAACCAACCGCTACAATCTTTGTAAACATAGGAGATACTTTCAGAAATGGATGTTCTCTGTCGGTTCCCTGGGAATTTAAGCGGGCAATGCAAGCAAGGGGATTTCAATTTGTTCAGGAACTTCCTTGGATAAAATCGTATTCTACTGATGATGGCAACGTTGGTTCTTCTCGCCCAGAATCGGCGAAGAGACGGTTTACTGTCGGGCATGAGTATGTGTTGCTCTTCGTTTTAGATCAGAAGAAATATTTCTTAGATAAAAGCAAGGTTTCAGTTCCACTATCGGGTGTTGACCCCAAAAATCCACAGGTCCACGTTGCTTTAAAAAGTATGGGTGGAAATGCGGTAGGGAATTACGGTGGAGTCGGGAAAAAGAAATATATTGATCATGGTGCCGAGGACCCATCTGCTTTAAAAAGGCGTATTTTGTCTAGAAAAATGGATAAGATGCTCAGCGGAGATTTTACCGCTTCTCGCCGTGCTGCTTGGTTTATTCCCACCCCGAATTCTACTGGGGAAAATACTGCCCAGGGTCCGGAAAGATTGTTTGAGATTTGCATTCAGTCGGGAAGTCCAGAAAAGGCCGTTATTCTCGATCCATTTATGGGTCCGGGAACAGTTGGAAGAGTATGCCTTAGGAATGGTCGGTCTTTTGTTGGAATCGACATTGATGAGAGCATGGTTCAGGAATTCCGGGATTACGTTATGGAAGCTGGTGCAGGGAAATTGCAGCGTGAAAAGAAAGGAACCTTTACGCATTACTTTTCAAATAAGGTTCAAGAGAGAAAATGGAAATCAATCGCCTAAACCATCACTCGGGACAACCCGCTCTTCGTGCGCCAAAGGCCCTTTGGTATCTCGTCCTTGCTAAAGAAAAGGACGATGTTTGGAAGTTGGTAGACCGCGATAAGAATCTCGATGGTGCTTACGCCCTTTGCATATATTGGAAACTTAGAAAGCGTAGTAGCGAAGTTTACGTAAGATTGGGACACGATTTAGAGCGAGGAACGTTGTTTACACAAAAAGAAGTGGAATCCTTAGCTCTTCCCTGCTTTTCCTTGGAAATAAGATACCATTCTCGTTCGAATGAAATTGATTTAGATGTTTTGGATGGAGTATCTGACGATGATACCCCCGTTGAACTAAAAATGCAGGAGCGGGTATGATGGTTTGGATCCTGTCTTTTACCACTGGCCTATTTCTTCTCCTATTACTTGGTGTTTCCGCTTTTGCTGTGGAGTTAGTTTTTAAGCTTCGCGAAATACACCATAAAGGAGCGGGCATCGAACAACCGCGAGATTTTACGATCCTTCGGTCGATTCGGATGGTTGTTCTGGGCTACGAAGAATACAAAATTCTCCTCAAACTTGCCCAAGATGGCGAGAACTTCAACGCGCTAATCAATGGACTTGGAGAAACGCTGAAAGCAGTCGGATCGGAGCCTTTACCGGAAGCAAAATCGAACCAGGAAGAGGAATGAGCCAATTAGTACCTGCTCAAGGGGAAACATATTATTTTGTCACCTCCGATGGGAGTATTCTTGATGTGCCTTGGAACGGTGATGAAACGGATTATGATCGGTTAGGATTTGGTAACGTATTCCGAAGGAAAGGTAACGCCGTCGCTGCCCGCGATGAAATGAAAGGATTATTTCGGAAATATAGGAAGGTAAACTCAAATGGTTTCCAAACGAATAACAGAAAAAGTCAAGGAAGCCGCAACTCCAGAGAGTAAGACAGCATCGAAGTATTCCAGCAAGCTTTTCAGAAGGGATAACCGGCTAGAAATGGCAATCCAGGGGATCTTCGCCTTAACGGATGCGGGAATATCTATAAATGCGGAATTACTTCGCCATATCGTTCGAGATCACTATAAATATTTTGTTCAATTTGAAGATTCTATTACGCTAACGATCGAAGGTTATCGGAGGTACGCTCTCGAAATTGAATCTCTCCTTAATGATAAGAAGGAACCGTTGGCAGCGTGGGAACGCGACGATTGGGAAGTAGAGTTGCGAGAAATACGGGAATGGCTATCTCTTCTTCGCAAGGCAGAACGTAAGAAGAATGCCCGTAATAGTAGGC encodes:
- a CDS encoding DNA-methyltransferase, which gives rise to MNISLFHGAARVVLKSGRKRGFIDSVVTSPPYFQKRKYLAENHPLRGFEIGRERSLSEYVEHLAGTFQDLIPWLKPTATIFVNIGDTFRNGCSLSVPWEFKRAMQARGFQFVQELPWIKSYSTDDGNVGSSRPESAKRRFTVGHEYVLLFVLDQKKYFLDKSKVSVPLSGVDPKNPQVHVALKSMGGNAVGNYGGVGKKKYIDHGAEDPSALKRRILSRKMDKMLSGDFTASRRAAWFIPTPNSTGENTAQGPERLFEICIQSGSPEKAVILDPFMGPGTVGRVCLRNGRSFVGIDIDESMVQEFRDYVMEAGAGKLQREKKGTFTHYFSNKVQERKWKSIA